The following coding sequences lie in one Cannabis sativa cultivar Pink pepper isolate KNU-18-1 chromosome 5, ASM2916894v1, whole genome shotgun sequence genomic window:
- the LOC115716066 gene encoding (-)-limonene synthase, chloroplastic-like isoform X1, translating to MQCITVKHRFSPLIIFPNICSNSNYFGIPFRPKICTNINTTKSRLSSTCYPIKCSVVHNPSSTTTIVRRSGNYEPPIWSFDYIHSLSSKYKGEAYTNRLKKLENDVKMMLLGMEINSLAQLEFIDTLQRLGISYHFKNEIYNILKKKYTNNINIMNKNPNYDLYATSLEFRLLREYGFVVPQEIFNDFKDDETAEFKASISDDIMGALALYEASFYGKNGESVLEEARIFTTKCLEKYKILSSNNNNNNNNNNNNNNNNNNNNNVMDILLLVDHALEMPLHWRITKSEARWFIEEIYEKKQDMMMNSTLLEFAKLDFNIVQSTYQEELKYLSRWWKHSKLGEKLPFVRDRLMECFMWQVGIRFEPEFSYFRIIATQIYVLITIIDDMHDIYATLEELQLFANALQRWDLKVIDELPDYMKMAFLILYNFTNEMVFNVLGEHGFVNLEYFKKLWIDICKHQLQEAKWFYSGYQPTLQEYTENAWISVGGPAFLMHAYFCFTNLITNEEVECLKEGYPNIVRHGSLILRLADDLGTCSDEMKRGDVPTSIQCYMHDTGVSEDEAREHIKHLISESWKEMNNENGDHNSSFSKEFVHVCKNLGRASQFIYQYGDGHASQNTLSKDRIFKIIINPFPYKL from the exons atgcAATGCATAACAGTTAAACACCGATTTTCTCCATTAATAATATTCCCTAATATTTGTAGTAATAGTAATTATTTTGGTATACCTTTTAGACCAAAAATATGTACTAATATTAATACTACAAAATCAAGATTATCAAGTACTTGCTACCCCATCAAATGTTCTGTGGTCCATAACCCTAGTTCTACTACTACTATTGTTAGAAGATCAGGAAACTATGAACCTCCCATTTGGTCTTTTGATTATATTCATTCTCTTTCAAGCAAATATAAG GGAGAAGCTTATACAAATCGACTAAAAAAGCTTGAGAATGATGTGAAAATGATGCTACTTGGCATGGAAATTAATTCTTTAGCCCAACTTGAGTTCATTGATACATTACAAAGACTTGGAATATCttatcattttaaaaatgaaatatataatattttaaagaaaaagtacactaataatataaatattatgaataaaAACCCTAATTATGACTTATATGCCACTTCTTTGGAATTCAGACTTCTACGCGAATATGGATTTGTAGTACCTCAAG AAATTTTCAATGATTTTAAGGATGATGAGACAGCAGAGTTCAAGGCAAGTATAAGTGATGATATTATGGGAGCATTGGCTTTATATGAAGCTTCATTTTATGGGAAAAATGGTGAAAGTGTTTTGGAAGAAGCAAGAATTTTCACAACCAAATGtcttgaaaaatacaaaatattgtcaagtaataataataataataataataataataataataataataataataataataataataataatgttatggatatattattattagtggaTCATGCTTTGGAAATGCCACTTCATTGGAGAATCACAAAATCAGAAGCTAGATGGTTCATTGAAGAAATATATGAGAAAAAACAAGACATGATGATGAATTCTACTTTGCTTGAGTTTGCCAAATTGGATTTCAACATTGTGCAATCAACATATCAAGAAGAGCTCAAATATCTCTCTag gtGGTGGAAGCATTCTAAACTTGGAGAGAAATTGCCTTTCGTTAGAGATAGATTGATGGAGTGTTTCATGTGGCAAGTTGGAATAAGATTTGAGCCAGAATTCAGTTACTTTAGAATAATTGCTACACAAATCTATGttctaatcacaataattgatGATATGCATGACATATATGCAACTTTGGAGGAACTACAACTTTTCGCTAATGCTCTTCAAAG GTGGGATTTGAAAGTAATAGATGAGTTACCGGATTACATGAAGATGGCTTTCCTCATTTTATACAATTTCACAAATGAAATGGTGTTTAATGTATTAGGAGAACATGGTTTTGTTAACCTTGAATACTTCAAGAAATTG TGGATAGACATATGTAAACATCAATTGCAGGAGGCAAAATGGTTCTATAGTGGATACCAACCAACATTGCAAGAATATACTGAAAATGCTTGGATTTCAGTAGGAGGACCAGCTTTTCTTATGCATGCTTATTTCTGTTTTACAAATCTCATAACAAATGAAGAAGTGGAATGTCTTAAAGAGGGTTATCCCAATATTGTTCGACATGGATCCCTAATATTACGACTTGCGGATGATCTAGGAACATGTTCG GATGAAATGAAAAGAGGCGATGTTCCTACATCAATTCAATGTTACATGCATGATACTGGTGTTTCTGAAGACGAAGCTCGTGAGCACATCAAGCATTTGATAAGCGAATCATGGAAGGAGATGAATAATGAAAATGGAGATCATAATTCTTCTTTCTCCAAAGAATTTGTTCATGTTTGCAAAAATCTTGGTAGAGCGTcacaatttatttaccaatATGGAGATGGACATGCTTCTCAAAATACTCTATCAAAAGAtcgtatttttaaaattattattaatcctTTCCCCTATAAATTATGA
- the LOC115716066 gene encoding (-)-limonene synthase, chloroplastic-like isoform X2 produces the protein MQCITVKHRFSPLIIFPNICSNSNYFGIPFRPKICTNINTTKSRLSSTCYPIKCSVVHNPSSTTTIVRRSGNYEPPIWSFDYIHSLSSKYKGEAYTNRLKKLENDVKMMLLGMEINSLAQLEFIDTLQRLGISYHFKNEIYNILKKKYTNNINIMNKNPNYDLYATSLEFRLLREYGFVVPQEIFNDFKDDETAEFKASISDDIMGALALYEASFYGKNGESVLEEARIFTTKCLEKYKILSSNNNNNNNNNNNNNNNNNNNNNVMDILLLVDHALEMPLHWRITKSEARWFIEEIYEKKQDMMMNSTLLEFAKLDFNIVQSTYQEELKYLSRWWKHSKLEEKLPFVRDRLVECFLWQVGVRFEPQFSYFRIMDTKLYVLLTIIDDMHDIYGTLEELQLFTNALQRWDLKELDKLPDYMKTAFYFTYNFTNELAFDVLQEHGFVHIEYFKKLMVELCKHHLQEAKWFYSRYKPTLQEYVENGWLSVGGQVILMHAYFAFTNPVTKEALECLKDGHPNIVRHASIILRLADDLGTLSDEMKRGDVPKSIQCYMHDTGASEDEAREHIKYLISESWKEMNNEDGNINSFFSNEFVQVCKNLGRASQFMYQYGDGHASQNNLSKERVLGLIITPIPM, from the exons atgcAATGCATAACAGTTAAACACCGATTTTCTCCATTAATAATATTCCCTAATATTTGTAGTAATAGTAATTATTTTGGTATACCTTTTAGACCAAAAATATGTACTAATATTAATACTACAAAATCAAGATTATCAAGTACTTGCTACCCCATCAAATGTTCTGTGGTCCATAACCCTAGTTCTACTACTACTATTGTTAGAAGATCAGGAAACTATGAACCTCCCATTTGGTCTTTTGATTATATTCATTCTCTTTCAAGCAAATATAAG GGAGAAGCTTATACAAATCGACTAAAAAAGCTTGAGAATGATGTGAAAATGATGCTACTTGGCATGGAAATTAATTCTTTAGCCCAACTTGAGTTCATTGATACATTACAAAGACTTGGAATATCttatcattttaaaaatgaaatatataatattttaaagaaaaagtacactaataatataaatattatgaataaaAACCCTAATTATGACTTATATGCCACTTCTTTGGAATTCAGACTTCTACGCGAATATGGATTTGTAGTACCTCAAG AAATTTTCAATGATTTTAAGGATGATGAGACAGCAGAGTTCAAGGCAAGTATAAGTGATGATATTATGGGAGCATTGGCTTTATATGAAGCTTCATTTTATGGGAAAAATGGTGAAAGTGTTTTGGAAGAAGCAAGAATTTTCACAACCAAATGtcttgaaaaatacaaaatattgtcaagtaataataataataataataataataataataataataataataataataataataataataatgttatggatatattattattagtggaTCATGCTTTGGAAATGCCACTTCATTGGAGAATCACAAAATCAGAAGCTAGATGGTTCATTGAAGAAATATATGAGAAAAAACAAGACATGATGATGAATTCTACTTTGCTTGAGTTTGCCAAATTGGATTTCAACATTGTGCAATCAACATATCAAGAAGAGCTCAAATATCTCTCTag gtGGTGGAAGCATTCTAAACTTGAAGAGAAATTGCCTTTCGTTAGAGATAGATTGGTGGAGTGTTTCTTATGGCAAGTTGGAGTAAGATTTGAGCCACAATTCAGTTACTTTAGAATAATGGATACAAAACTCTATGTTCTATTAACAATAATTGATGATATGCATGACATTTATGGAACATTGGAGGAACTACAACTTTTCACTAATGCTCTTCAAAG ATGGGATTTGAAAGAATTAGATAAGTTACCAGATTATATGAAGACAGCTTTCTACTTTACATACAATTTCACAAATGAATTGGCATTTGATGTATTACAAGAACATGGTTTTGTTCACATTGAATACTTCAAGAAACTG atGGTAGAGTTGTGTAAACATCATTTGCAAGAGGCAAAATGGTTTTATAGTAGATACAAACCAACATTGCAAGAATATGTTGAGAATGGATGGTTGTCTGTGGGAGGACAAGTTATTCTTATGCATGCATATTTCGCTTTTACAAATCCTGTTACCAAAGAGGCATTGGAATGTCTAAAAGACGGTCATCCTAACATAGTTCGCCATGCATCGATAATATTACGACTTGCAGATGATCTAGGAACATTGTCG gATGAAATGAAAAGAGGCGATGTTCCTAAATCAATTCAATGTTATATGCACGATACTGGTGCTTCTGAAGATGAAGCTCGTGAGcacataaaatatttaataagtgAATCATGGAAGGAGATGAATAATGAAGATGGAAATATTAACTCTTTTTTCTCAAATGAATTTGTTCAAGTTTGCAAAAATCTTGGTAGAGCGTCACAATTCATGTATCAGTATGGCGATGGACATGCTTCTCAGAATAATCTATCGAAAGAGCGCGTTTTAGGGTTGATTATTACTCCTATCCCCATGTAA
- the LOC133037765 gene encoding protein RICE SALT SENSITIVE 3-like isoform X1 → MYNYEEGLMGKVASDKCHKWVFKEPTECEPNISNYWQSSFDVLPTEWTDQFESGIQTIAVIQAGHGLLQLGSCKIVKRFCPRELLLIFKFTFTCDNYYGML, encoded by the exons ATGTATAATTATGAAGAAGG GCTGATGGGCAAAGTTGCATCTGATAAATGTCACAAATGGGTCTTCAAAGAACCAACTGAATGTGAACCTAATATCTCCAACTACTGGCAAAGCTCTTTTGATGTT CTGCCCACTGAATGGACTGATCAGTTTGAGTCGGGGATTCAG ACTATAGCTGTGATTCAAGCTGGTCATGGTCTTTTGCAGTTGGGCTCCTGCAAGATTGTAAAAAGATTCTGTCCCAGAGAGCTTCTT cttatatttaaatttacatTTACATGTGATAATTATTATGGCATGCTATGA
- the LOC133037765 gene encoding protein RICE SALT SENSITIVE 3-like isoform X3 produces MYNYEEGLMGKVASDKCHKWVFKEPTECEPNISNYWQSSFDVLPTEWTDQFESGIQTIAVIQAGHGLLQLGSCKIVKRFCPRELLVVSFRTYI; encoded by the exons ATGTATAATTATGAAGAAGG GCTGATGGGCAAAGTTGCATCTGATAAATGTCACAAATGGGTCTTCAAAGAACCAACTGAATGTGAACCTAATATCTCCAACTACTGGCAAAGCTCTTTTGATGTT CTGCCCACTGAATGGACTGATCAGTTTGAGTCGGGGATTCAG ACTATAGCTGTGATTCAAGCTGGTCATGGTCTTTTGCAGTTGGGCTCCTGCAAGATTGTAAAAAGATTCTGTCCCAGAGAGCTTCTTGTAGTTAGCTTTAGGA cttatatttaa
- the LOC133037765 gene encoding protein RICE SALT SENSITIVE 3-like isoform X2: MKKGGLMGKVASDKCHKWVFKEPTECEPNISNYWQSSFDVLPTEWTDQFESGIQTIAVIQAGHGLLQLGSCKIVKRFCPRELLLIFKFTFTCDNYYGML, translated from the exons ATGAAGAAGGGTGG GCTGATGGGCAAAGTTGCATCTGATAAATGTCACAAATGGGTCTTCAAAGAACCAACTGAATGTGAACCTAATATCTCCAACTACTGGCAAAGCTCTTTTGATGTT CTGCCCACTGAATGGACTGATCAGTTTGAGTCGGGGATTCAG ACTATAGCTGTGATTCAAGCTGGTCATGGTCTTTTGCAGTTGGGCTCCTGCAAGATTGTAAAAAGATTCTGTCCCAGAGAGCTTCTT cttatatttaaatttacatTTACATGTGATAATTATTATGGCATGCTATGA